A genomic stretch from Nasonia vitripennis strain AsymCx chromosome 2 unlocalized genomic scaffold, Nvit_psr_1.1 chr2_random0009, whole genome shotgun sequence includes:
- the LOC116416516 gene encoding uncharacterized protein LOC116416516: protein MDIHRYKRYQEFGDEAISKRSAYRHRNIILPSRNHVEKTRQFSSIGSESINDIIDQNQSNTEVEDCDQITTFTEYENDLQEYLHRILLEDKITDSSPATKNPKSLNDMIKDINFFKPLSISACVRQGELLLMVLKHCLSNNTSVSAMSNLCRMINTIFQTEVMPNSRYFLDQLFDSMDKVEFHAVCPNCTAYIGQFNEIRDVKSCHTCTSELNLENPSNTSFFVLMDPSS, encoded by the exons ATGGATATACATAGATATAAACGCTACCAAGAATTTGGCGATGAAGCCATTTCAAAAAGGAGTGCTTACAGACACAGAAATATAATATTGCCGTCTCGCAATCACGTAGAg aAAACACGGCAATTTTCATCTATTGGATCTGAATCAATAAATGATATAATCGATCAAAATCAATCAAATACAGAAGTAGAAGACTGCGATCAG ATTACTACTTTCACTGAATATGAGAATGATTTGCAAGAATATCTTCATCGGATACTACTCGAAGATAAGATTACAGATTCTTCTCCAGCAACTAAGAATCCCAAAAGCTTAAATGATATGATAAAGgatattaacttttttaaaccTTTATCAATTTCTGCCTGTGTAAGGCAAggtgaattattattaatggTTTTGAAACATTGCTTATCAAACAATACATCTGTTAGTGCAATGTCAAATTTATGTAGAATgataaatacaatttttcaaacgGAGGTTATGCCAAATTCACGGTATTTTCTTGATCAATTATTTGATTCTATGGATAAAGTCGAATTTCACGCAGTATGTCCAAATTGTACTGCATACATAGGACAATTTAATGAAATCCGTGATGTAAAAAGCTGCCATACGTGCACATCAGAGTTAAATCTCGAAAATCCCAGTAATacaagtttttttgttttaatggATCCTTCATCTTAG